A DNA window from Amycolatopsis sp. DSM 110486 contains the following coding sequences:
- a CDS encoding RHS repeat-associated core domain-containing protein, whose amino-acid sequence MSRRRFVPAIALALAAVMTATTTQAVPAAAADPNYVHLPELQEEKSVPGEPVPVRPLPVNAVDAAVAKPEAAVKWPGAGTAEVALDGTAVARTTGATPVFRKAGALPVSVAAEGGSGQARAAAGSARVKVDTFEQALAADAGIAGLVLGVADAGGAAGRALDVKVDYRDFATAFGGDYGSRLRLVSLPECAATTPGKPECRVAQPVETSNDVKAGTVTAKVTLPANGRSGTSRALLAATAAPSGAGGSFGATALSPAGSWSAGGSSGDFTYSVPLRVPPPAVGVAPKLGLGYSSGTVDGRTSATNNQAAAPGDGWELSAGGFIERRYKACAEDLGGSQGDRKTGDLCWATDNAVLHLNGVSAELVKDQKTGVWRPKQDDGSKIERLTGAVNGDDDGEHWKVTGNDGTQYFLGLNRLPGWEAGKPETNSAFTVPVFGNNSGEPCAKATFGESWCQQAYRWNLDYVLDTNGNATTYYYDTETNFYGRDMDPAKGTSYVADGSIRRIEYGLRGEALFAPAPARVWFDTAERCLPTSTFACNPDQLTKDTAKSWPDVPFDRICAAGQTCDNRTSPAFFSRKRLVKVLTQVRRDDVIGAAQWRDVDQWTLRHEFPDTGDGLSPALWLAGIRHTGLAGVAKPEDGVALPEMVFHGLAKANRVTTPGDGLPPITRYRIERVQNEAGGITEVKYSDPECVSGQAMPANPETNTMRCFPSWWLPEFGYDAVLGWFNKYVVTAVTEDDRTGGSALKKTFYDYLGGAAWHFDDAEFSDMAHRTWSQWRGYGEVRTTVGEPGQTQSVTVERFLRGMDGDRLPNGGKRPVTVEDSEGGKVTDAEALAGFSLESQSYDGQKLVSASVKDPWLHGPTATAGDEQAFMTNIAATRGRTLLGDGSWRRTKVINAFDDHGNVIQTEDLGDAAVQGDETCARTKYATNDAAHILTRPASVRTISLPCTAGEGGPADVISEIRQSYDSAEPGAAPSKGNLTATERWTGSEWQLTQGTAYDEFGRPTEVTNSEGEKVTTTYSPGPEFGLHTVTKKDPMGFTSTTTMDPAHGLTTSDVDISGLRADMDYDALGRVVRSWAPGRSKADGKPPTSTYEYEYHIDAPTVVISSSLQENGKYTPSYTLYDGLLRERQTQLPAVGGGRIVNDFFFDSRGLQSKVNGAYYNADVAGKSVLGALDNAVPNQTVTTFDALARETAVVFRSLAVEKWRTTSTYEGDRVTTVPPVGGTTTTVLRDAHGQATEKRQYHGRDVSDDYDSTKYEYDVRGLQTAVTGPDGARWSYEYDKLGRKVADHDPDHGDSRYTYTALDQLETTTDARGMIVRTEYDKLGRTTAQYERTGPNAAEAKVAEWTYDGIKPGLTDSSTRYSDNKAYTKKIVSVDAANRPTQTSVVVPDGEGKLTGTYTFKTAYDPNTGHVISRTQPAAGGLDAEFITYSYNELGLPTETLGTETYIPEHLYSKYGETLRLTMGEGSKKVYTSMFYEEGTRRLNGVDVQRNLESGTYLAKRSFEYDPAGNITRLADAPPGAPADVQCFAYDNLKRMTSAFTPASANCADQPSVAGLGGAAPYWHEYHYDKAGNRSSEVDHAAAGDTTRTYAYGDSDGSQPHTLRSVTETGPRGTAKDTFGYDALGNTTSRDVAGDPQTLDWDAQGRLEKVTEHDGRTSKYVYDADGERLIKRESGITTLYLDGMELVLQNTTKELTARRYYDHGGADVAVRTSENGGGLSWLMDDHQGTTSMTVDARTLEAKSRRQDPFGNPRGDQPSSWADDKGFVGGAKDESGLTNLGAREYDPETGRFISADPVMDLDDPQQLNGYAYANNSPVTNSDPNGLFWKTVSVQKRMAVTVMLWALVAASLFFPVLMLVAVTYWVVQVFVYRIWIDPPWGIGGGGGDASAHDQALKDAGLSQAEYEEAKKAAADKRSWVDIAIQVGGDILQEIIGVKGIVDNCIKDFNLAACGWEVLTALPWGKILKGGKIVEKIVTAFKDTLSWIRRRDKAMADLRAVESAEQRLSSVTGCNSFTPGTLVLMADGARKPIEQVKLDDLVLATEPKSGRSTPRQVVGTIVGKGEKQLVRISFSSGSAVISTAGHPFWSPEKNDWTEAGNLRPDMTVQERGNSNERISNVTHYRASGEVYNLTVDRDHTYYVVAGEDSALTHNSASEKDVCDLTIGPGLWAREGVALPNGNIRAPGVQDLINEAGDRYGCHTCGATSPGTPNGNWVRDHQPPKASVPAGTPFTGYPQCVACMYRQGGIVGQLKKGRYDF is encoded by the coding sequence ATGTCCAGAAGACGCTTCGTGCCCGCGATCGCGCTGGCCCTGGCTGCGGTGATGACGGCGACGACGACGCAGGCGGTACCGGCTGCGGCGGCGGACCCGAACTACGTCCACCTGCCCGAGCTGCAGGAGGAGAAGTCCGTACCGGGTGAGCCTGTTCCGGTGCGACCGTTGCCGGTGAACGCGGTGGATGCGGCGGTTGCCAAACCGGAAGCGGCGGTGAAGTGGCCGGGAGCGGGTACTGCGGAGGTCGCGCTAGATGGCACCGCGGTGGCACGGACCACCGGCGCCACACCCGTGTTCCGCAAAGCCGGTGCTCTCCCTGTCTCCGTCGCGGCGGAGGGCGGGTCCGGTCAGGCGCGTGCAGCAGCCGGCTCCGCGAGGGTGAAGGTGGACACCTTCGAACAGGCGCTGGCGGCTGATGCCGGGATAGCGGGGTTGGTGCTGGGCGTCGCGGATGCCGGTGGCGCGGCCGGCCGGGCGCTGGACGTCAAGGTCGACTACCGCGACTTCGCCACGGCGTTCGGCGGTGACTACGGCTCGCGTCTCAGGCTTGTGTCGCTGCCCGAATGCGCGGCGACGACGCCGGGGAAACCCGAATGCCGGGTGGCTCAGCCGGTCGAGACGTCGAACGATGTGAAGGCGGGGACCGTGACCGCCAAGGTGACGTTGCCCGCGAACGGACGCTCGGGGACGTCGCGAGCACTACTGGCGGCCACCGCTGCGCCTTCCGGCGCGGGAGGTTCGTTCGGGGCCACCGCGCTCTCTCCGGCGGGCTCGTGGTCGGCCGGTGGCTCGAGCGGCGACTTCACGTACTCGGTCCCTCTTCGCGTTCCGCCGCCCGCGGTTGGCGTGGCTCCGAAGCTCGGGCTGGGGTATTCCTCTGGCACAGTCGACGGCCGCACCAGCGCGACCAACAACCAAGCGGCCGCACCGGGTGATGGCTGGGAGCTGTCCGCGGGTGGGTTCATCGAGCGTCGCTACAAAGCCTGCGCCGAGGATCTCGGCGGCAGCCAGGGCGATCGCAAGACCGGTGATCTCTGCTGGGCGACGGACAACGCGGTGCTGCACCTCAACGGCGTGTCGGCAGAGCTGGTCAAGGACCAGAAGACGGGTGTATGGCGCCCGAAGCAGGACGACGGTTCGAAGATCGAGCGCTTGACCGGCGCGGTGAACGGTGACGACGACGGCGAGCACTGGAAGGTCACCGGCAACGACGGCACGCAGTACTTCCTGGGCCTGAACCGCCTGCCTGGCTGGGAGGCCGGCAAGCCGGAGACGAACTCGGCGTTCACCGTGCCGGTGTTCGGCAACAACAGCGGCGAGCCGTGTGCGAAGGCCACGTTCGGTGAGTCGTGGTGTCAGCAGGCCTACCGGTGGAACCTCGACTACGTCCTCGACACCAACGGCAACGCGACCACCTACTACTACGACACCGAGACCAACTTCTACGGCCGCGACATGGACCCTGCCAAGGGCACGTCCTACGTCGCCGACGGCAGCATTCGCCGCATTGAGTACGGGCTGCGTGGCGAGGCGCTGTTCGCGCCGGCTCCGGCACGGGTGTGGTTCGACACTGCCGAAAGGTGCTTGCCGACGAGCACCTTCGCCTGCAATCCGGACCAGCTCACCAAGGACACCGCGAAGTCCTGGCCCGACGTGCCGTTCGACCGAATCTGCGCAGCGGGGCAGACGTGTGACAATCGCACCTCGCCGGCGTTCTTCAGCCGGAAGCGGCTCGTGAAGGTCCTCACCCAGGTCCGTCGCGACGACGTCATCGGGGCCGCCCAGTGGCGCGACGTCGACCAGTGGACCCTCCGTCACGAGTTCCCCGACACCGGCGACGGCCTGTCGCCCGCGCTGTGGCTGGCCGGCATCCGACACACCGGCCTTGCGGGCGTGGCCAAGCCCGAGGACGGCGTCGCCCTGCCGGAGATGGTGTTCCACGGGCTGGCCAAAGCCAACCGGGTGACCACACCTGGCGACGGGCTGCCTCCGATCACCCGGTACCGCATCGAGCGTGTACAGAACGAGGCCGGCGGCATCACCGAGGTCAAGTACTCCGATCCCGAGTGCGTGTCCGGGCAGGCCATGCCGGCCAACCCCGAGACGAACACGATGCGGTGTTTCCCCAGCTGGTGGCTTCCGGAATTCGGGTACGACGCGGTGCTCGGCTGGTTCAACAAGTACGTCGTCACCGCCGTCACCGAGGACGACCGCACGGGTGGCTCGGCCCTGAAGAAGACGTTCTACGACTACCTCGGCGGAGCCGCTTGGCACTTCGACGACGCCGAGTTCTCCGATATGGCGCACCGGACCTGGTCGCAGTGGCGTGGGTACGGCGAGGTTCGTACCACCGTCGGTGAGCCGGGCCAGACGCAATCCGTCACGGTCGAGCGTTTCCTCCGTGGGATGGACGGCGACCGACTTCCGAACGGAGGAAAACGGCCGGTCACCGTCGAGGATTCCGAGGGAGGGAAGGTCACCGACGCTGAAGCTCTCGCGGGCTTCAGCCTGGAATCCCAGTCCTACGACGGGCAAAAGCTCGTCTCCGCCTCGGTCAAGGATCCGTGGCTGCACGGTCCGACCGCGACGGCGGGCGACGAACAGGCGTTCATGACCAACATCGCCGCGACCCGTGGCAGGACGTTGCTGGGCGACGGCTCGTGGCGGCGGACCAAGGTGATCAACGCCTTCGACGACCACGGCAACGTGATCCAGACTGAAGACCTCGGCGACGCAGCGGTACAAGGCGACGAAACCTGTGCCCGGACCAAGTACGCCACCAACGACGCGGCACACATCCTGACTCGTCCGGCATCAGTCCGGACGATCTCCCTTCCCTGTACGGCGGGTGAGGGTGGGCCGGCTGATGTGATCAGTGAGATCCGCCAGAGCTATGACAGCGCGGAGCCCGGAGCGGCGCCATCGAAGGGCAACCTCACCGCGACCGAACGCTGGACCGGCAGCGAATGGCAGCTCACGCAAGGAACTGCCTACGACGAGTTCGGTCGTCCGACCGAGGTGACCAATTCCGAGGGCGAGAAGGTCACGACAACCTACTCGCCTGGACCGGAGTTCGGGCTCCACACCGTGACCAAGAAGGACCCGATGGGGTTCACCTCGACCACGACGATGGACCCCGCGCACGGTCTCACGACGTCCGACGTGGACATCAGCGGTCTTCGCGCGGACATGGACTACGACGCTCTCGGCCGCGTGGTGCGCAGCTGGGCACCCGGCCGCTCCAAAGCGGACGGCAAGCCACCGACGAGCACCTACGAGTACGAGTACCACATCGACGCACCGACGGTGGTCATCTCGTCGTCACTGCAGGAGAACGGCAAGTACACACCGTCGTACACGCTCTACGACGGACTCCTGCGAGAGCGCCAGACCCAGTTGCCGGCCGTCGGTGGCGGAAGGATCGTCAACGACTTCTTCTTCGACTCCCGCGGTCTGCAGTCGAAGGTCAATGGCGCGTACTACAACGCTGATGTTGCAGGCAAATCCGTCCTTGGGGCTCTCGACAACGCCGTGCCGAACCAGACAGTGACGACGTTCGACGCCCTCGCGCGCGAAACCGCAGTTGTCTTCCGGTCCCTGGCGGTCGAGAAGTGGCGAACGACGTCTACGTACGAAGGGGACCGTGTCACGACAGTGCCACCCGTCGGTGGGACGACGACAACGGTCCTCCGCGACGCACACGGCCAGGCAACCGAAAAGCGGCAGTACCACGGCCGTGACGTCTCCGATGACTACGACAGCACCAAGTACGAGTACGACGTGCGCGGCTTGCAGACCGCGGTGACCGGGCCGGACGGGGCGCGCTGGTCCTACGAGTACGACAAGCTCGGGCGCAAGGTGGCCGACCACGACCCCGATCACGGCGACAGCCGATACACCTACACAGCCCTCGATCAGCTTGAGACCACGACCGACGCCCGGGGAATGATCGTCCGCACCGAGTACGACAAGCTCGGCCGCACCACGGCGCAGTACGAGCGCACTGGTCCGAACGCGGCCGAAGCAAAGGTCGCCGAGTGGACTTACGACGGGATCAAGCCAGGTCTGACGGACAGCTCCACGCGCTACTCCGACAACAAGGCCTACACGAAGAAGATCGTCAGCGTCGACGCCGCCAACCGGCCTACGCAGACGTCAGTCGTGGTGCCTGACGGCGAAGGGAAACTCACCGGCACCTACACGTTCAAAACCGCCTACGACCCGAACACGGGCCACGTCATCTCCCGCACGCAGCCGGCCGCGGGTGGTCTCGACGCCGAGTTCATCACGTACTCGTACAACGAACTGGGGCTGCCGACCGAGACACTCGGCACCGAGACCTACATCCCCGAACACCTGTACTCGAAGTACGGCGAGACGCTGCGCCTGACCATGGGCGAAGGCTCGAAGAAGGTCTACACCTCGATGTTCTACGAGGAGGGTACGCGGCGGCTCAACGGCGTCGATGTGCAGCGCAACCTCGAGAGCGGTACCTACCTCGCGAAGCGTTCGTTCGAGTACGACCCCGCAGGCAACATCACCCGCCTGGCCGACGCCCCACCCGGTGCTCCGGCCGACGTCCAGTGCTTCGCTTACGACAACTTGAAGCGGATGACCAGCGCCTTCACTCCGGCCAGCGCGAACTGCGCCGACCAGCCGTCGGTTGCGGGTCTCGGCGGGGCTGCACCGTATTGGCACGAGTACCACTACGACAAGGCCGGCAACCGGTCGTCGGAGGTCGACCACGCGGCGGCCGGCGACACGACGCGCACGTACGCGTACGGCGACTCCGACGGCTCCCAGCCGCACACCCTCCGTTCGGTGACGGAGACCGGGCCCCGCGGCACGGCGAAGGACACGTTCGGCTACGACGCACTGGGAAACACGACCAGCCGGGACGTCGCCGGTGACCCGCAGACCCTCGACTGGGACGCGCAGGGCCGCCTCGAGAAGGTCACCGAGCACGACGGGCGTACCTCGAAGTACGTGTACGACGCCGACGGCGAGCGGCTGATCAAGCGTGAATCCGGCATCACGACGCTCTACCTCGACGGCATGGAGCTCGTGCTCCAGAACACGACCAAGGAGCTCACCGCACGTCGGTACTACGACCACGGCGGTGCCGACGTCGCCGTGCGGACGTCCGAGAACGGCGGCGGTCTGTCCTGGTTGATGGACGATCACCAGGGCACGACCTCGATGACCGTGGACGCTCGCACGCTGGAGGCCAAGTCGCGCCGCCAGGACCCGTTCGGCAATCCGCGTGGTGATCAGCCTTCGTCGTGGGCCGATGACAAGGGCTTCGTCGGCGGCGCCAAGGACGAGAGCGGCCTGACGAACCTCGGCGCACGCGAGTACGACCCCGAAACCGGACGTTTTATTTCCGCCGATCCGGTAATGGATCTCGACGACCCACAGCAGCTCAACGGATACGCCTACGCAAACAACTCGCCGGTCACGAACTCGGACCCGAACGGCCTGTTCTGGAAGACAGTGTCGGTCCAGAAGAGGATGGCCGTCACCGTCATGCTGTGGGCGCTGGTCGCGGCCTCATTGTTCTTCCCCGTGCTCATGCTGGTCGCGGTCACCTACTGGGTTGTGCAGGTGTTCGTCTACCGCATCTGGATCGACCCGCCGTGGGGTATCGGAGGCGGGGGCGGCGACGCGTCGGCTCACGACCAGGCACTGAAGGACGCAGGCCTGAGCCAAGCCGAGTACGAGGAGGCGAAGAAGGCCGCTGCGGACAAGCGCAGCTGGGTCGACATCGCCATCCAGGTCGGGGGTGACATCCTGCAGGAGATCATCGGTGTGAAGGGCATCGTCGACAACTGCATCAAGGACTTCAACCTCGCCGCCTGCGGCTGGGAAGTCCTGACGGCGCTGCCCTGGGGCAAGATCCTCAAGGGCGGGAAGATCGTCGAGAAGATCGTCACCGCGTTCAAGGACACGCTGTCGTGGATCCGCCGCCGGGACAAAGCCATGGCCGACCTGCGAGCCGTGGAGAGCGCCGAGCAACGCCTGTCCAGTGTGACCGGATGCAACAGCTTCACGCCAGGAACGCTGGTGCTGATGGCCGACGGCGCCAGAAAGCCCATCGAGCAGGTAAAGCTCGACGATCTAGTCCTCGCGACTGAGCCAAAATCGGGCCGTTCGACGCCTCGGCAGGTGGTCGGCACGATTGTTGGTAAGGGCGAAAAGCAACTGGTTCGGATCTCCTTCTCCAGTGGCTCCGCGGTAATTTCCACAGCTGGGCACCCATTCTGGTCGCCAGAGAAGAACGATTGGACCGAGGCTGGAAATCTCCGGCCTGATATGACGGTGCAGGAAAGGGGAAATAGTAATGAGCGAATTTCTAATGTGACTCACTATCGGGCAAGTGGTGAGGTTTACAACCTCACTGTTGACCGCGATCACACGTACTACGTTGTGGCGGGAGAGGATTCAGCTCTTACTCACAACTCCGCGAGCGAAAAGGACGTGTGCGACCTGACGATTGGGCCTGGACTATGGGCGAGGGAAGGGGTTGCGCTGCCGAACGGTAACATCAGGGCGCCAGGGGTCCAGGATCTCATCAACGAGGCTGGTGATCGATATGGGTGTCATACTTGCGGGGCTACCAGTCCGGGAACGCCAAACGGGAACTGGGTACGCGACCATCAGCCACCGAAGGCTAGTGTGCCGGCGGGCACCCCGTTTACCGGGTACCCTCAGTGTGTAGCCTGCATGTACCGCCAGGGCGGAATCGTTGGACAGTTGAAAAAGGGTCGATATGACTTCTGA